Sequence from the Corallococcus sp. EGB genome:
GGGCAAGGAGTACGACTCGCAGGGCCTGCTGGAGTACTACCGGAGCCTCAGCCAGAAGTACCCCATCATCTCCATCGAGGACGGCATGGCGGAGGATGACTGGGAGGGGTGGAAGAAGCTCACCGACGCGCTGGGTGACAAGGTCCAACTGGTGGGCGACGACCTCTTCGTCACCAACGTGGAGCGCCTGTCCAAGGGCATCGAGACGGGCACGGCGAACTCCATCCTGGTGAAGGTGAACCAGATTGGTTCGCTCACGGAGACGTTCGACGCGGTGCGCATGGCGCACAAGGCGGGCATGACGTCCATCATGAGCCACCGCTCCGGCGAGTCCGAGGACACCACCATCGCGGACCTGGCGGTGGCGCTGGACTGCGGGCAGATCAAGACGGGCTCGGCGTCGCGCTCCGACCGCGTGGCCAAGTACAACCAGCTGCTGCGGATTGAAGAGGAGCTGGGGTCCGGGGCCCGGTACGCCGGCCGGTCCGCCTTCCGCTCGCTCGCGAAGAAGCAGTGACCGTGAGCACTTCGCGTCCCCGCATCCTCGTCTCCAACGACGACGGCTACTTCTCCGAGGGGTTGCAGACGCTGGTGGAGGCGGTCAGCCCGCTGGGCGAGGTGTGGGTGGTGGCGCCTGACCGCGAGCAGAGCGCCGCCTCCCATGCCATCAGCCTGCACCGGCCGCTGCGCATCAAGGAGGTGCGCGAGCGGTGGTTCGCCGTGGACGGCACCCCCACGGATTGCTCGTATTTGGCGGTGAACCACCTGCTGAAGGACAATCGTCCCCAGCTCATGGTCTCCGGCATCAATCACGGCGCGAACCTGGCGGACGACGTCACGTACTCCGGGACGGTGGCGGCGGCCATGGAGGCGGCGTTCCTGGGCGTCCCGGCCATCGCGTTCAGCCTGGTGACGCGGGGGCCGTTCGACTTCGGGCCGGCGGGCCGCTTCGCGCGGGCGCTGGTGACGGAGGCGCTGGCCCGGCCCCTGCCGCCGAGGATGCTCCTCAACGTGAACATCCCGGGGGGCGTGGAGCCGGACGGCTACGTCATCACCCGGCAGGGGCGGCACTCCTACGGCTACAACGTCGTGGAGAAGGAGGACCCGCGCGGCCGCAAGTACTACTGGATTGGCGGCACGGAGTACGCGCACGAGGACATCCCGGGCAGCGACTGCAACGCCGTCTTCGACGAGAAGCGCGTGTCGGTGACGCCGCTGCACTTCGAGATGACCGACCACGGTCGCATCCCCGAGCTCTCGGGGTGGAACCTGCAGGGCTTCACGCGGCATGGTTCGGGCGGCGGTGCCTGAGGTTGGGGCCGGGCGGCTCCAGCCGAGCGGGCAGGGCGCTCTGGGTGTTGCTCGCGGCCGCGCTGTTCGGCGGCTGCGCGAGCACCCGGGGCGCTTCCGCTTCGGGCCTGGAGACCGCCGTGCAGCCCGAGTCGGCGGGGAGCGGCAAGCCGCTGTCCTTCGCGCTGAGGCCCACGCACGAGGAGCCGGAGCTGGTGGCGGTGCGCCACCGCGTGGCCCCGGGCGAGACGATGTACCGCATCGCCAAGACGTACGGCATCACGGTGGAGGAGCTGGCCCAGGCCAACGGCATCAAGGACCCGCGCGAGCTGGCGGTGGGGCAGGAGCTGATGATCCCGGGCAGTGAGCCGCCGACGTACGGCGACCCGGGGCCGCTGTCCGACGAGGAGCCGGAGCTGGTGCTGTCGAAGCCGGGGCAGGCGCCGGTGTCCACGCCGCGCCGTCCGGTGCCGGCGGTGTCGCGCAAGGAGGAGCCGCCGAGGGCGCGCGTGGTGTCGGGGCGCCCGGGTGCGCCGTCGCGTCCGAAGCTCGCGACGCAGGGGATGCTCGACTGGCCGCTGCGCGGCGTGCTGTATGGCCGCTTCGGCAAGAAGGGGAAGGAGCCGCACGACGGCATCGACCTGGCGGCGCCCGCGGGCACGCCCGTCAAGACCGCTCAGGAGGGCACGGTCCTCTACGCGGGCGAGCAGAAGGGCTACGGCCTCATCGTCATCGTGGAGCACGCGCCGCCGCTGATCACGCTCTACGCGCACAACCGCGACCTGCGCGTGAAGACGGGGCAGAAGGTCCGGCGCGGGCAGGTCATCGCCACGGTGGGCGAGTCCGGCCGCACGTCCGGCCCGCACGTGCACTTCGAGGTGCGCGTGGACGGCAAGCCGGCGGATCCGCTGGAGTACCTGGGCGTGATGCCGTCCGCGTCCGACTAGGTGCCTTGGGGCGCGGGGGGTGTTTCGCGGGGCGGATAGCCGCCGCTGTGACGCGCACGCTCGCGCACCAGGGCGAGGATGTTCTCGCAGGTGGGCATGGGCTTGCCGGTGAGCTGGCCCAGCTCCACGACGGCGCCCAGCAGCGCGTCGATCTCCATGGGGCGCCCGCGCTCCAGGTCTTGAAGCATGGACGTCTTGTGCGCGCCAACCTGGGCCGAGCCCTGGATGCGCTGATCCACGTCGATGAGGAAGCGCGTGCCCAGCAGCTCCGCCACGGCCTGGGCCTCCAGCATCATCGCGCGAGCCACCGCGCGCAGGTCCGGCTGGCGCGCGAGCACGTCGAGCGTCGCGCCGGTGAGTGCCGACAGCGGATTGAAGGCGAGGTTGCCCCAGAGCTTCACCCAGATTTCGTCGCGGATGCGGGGGCGCACGGGCGACTTGAGCCCGGCCTTCATCATGAGCCGTGAGAGGGCCTGCACGCGGGGGCTCTTGCTGCCGTCGGGTTCTCCCAGCGTCACGCGGTCGTTGTACGTGTGCACGATGACGCCGGGGGAGACGACCTCAGCGGCCGGGTACACCACGGTGGCGATGACGCGCTCGGGAGGCAGGGTGCGCAGCAGCACTCCGCCGGGGTCCACGCTCTCGATGTGGCGGCCCGCGTATGCGCCTTCGAGTCCGTGGAAGTACCAGTAGGGCACGCCGTTGATGCCGGTGACGAGCGCCGTCTCCGGGCCCAGCAGCCGCGCGATTTGAGGTGCGGCGGCGGGCAGCGCGTGGGCCTTGAGCGTGAGGAAGACGTAGTCCTGCGGGCCCGCGTCGTCGGGTGAGTCCGTGCAATGCGGACGCACGGTGACCGTCTCGCCGCCGCTGGTGAGCGTGACGCCATTCGCGCGCATGGCGTCCAGATGAGGGCCTCGCGCGATGAACGTCACGTCCGCGCCGGCCTGGAGCAGCTTGACGCCGAGGAACCCGCCGATGGCGCCCGCGCCGAAGATGGCGACCCTCATGACGTGAGCCCCAGCCGCGCCGCGAGCCCGATGCGCTGCACCTTGCCGGTGGGGCCCTTGGGCAGCTCCGTGAGGAAGACGATGCGGCGGGGCACCTTGAAGTCCGCTACGCGCGCCGCCACGAAGTCGCGCAGCTCGCGCTCGGTGGGTTGGTGGCCTTCGCGCGGGATGACCGCGGCGGCGACCTCCTCACCGAGCTTGGGATGGGGCAGGGCGAACGTCACGGCCTGCTGCACGGCGGGGTGATCCAGCAACACGGTGTCCACCTCCAGCGGGCTCAGCTTCTCGCCGCCGCGATTGATCAGCTCCTTCAGCCGGCCGGTGAGCCGCAGGTAGCCCTGCGCGTCGAGCGTGCCCTGATCGCCCGTGCGGAACCATCCGTGCGTGAAGGCGCGCGAGTTGGCCTCGGGATTGTTCACGTAGCCGGACATGACGTTGGGACCTCGGATGACCACTTCGCCGGGCGTCCCCGGAGGCAGCAGCGTGCCCGCGTCGTCCATGATGGCGACCTCGGGCCCGGCGGCGAGCCCCACCGAACCTGCGTACCGGGGACGCGGTGGCAGCGGATTGGAGGCCATCTGGTGCGCGGCCTCCGTCATGCCGTAGCTCTCGATGACGGGCACTCCGAAGACGCGCTCCAGTTCCTCCATCACCTGCGGCGGCAGCGACGCGGAGGAGGACCGGATGAAGCGCAGCCGGTGGCCCTTCAGGCTGTCCGCGTTGCGGCGGGCGCGCTCCAACAGAGCCTGGTGCATGGTGGGCACGGCCGTGTACCAGGTGGGGCGGACCTCCTCGAACCAGGTGAAGAAGCGCAGGGCGTTGAAGCCGGGGGAGCACACCACGCGGCCTCCGGCGCCCAGGCTGGACAGCACCGCCGCCACGAGCCCGTGGATGTGGAACAGCGGCATGATGTTGAGACACGCATCCGTGGGCCCCAGGTCCAGCTGCGCGCCGATGTGTTTCGCGGAGGCGCTGAGGTTCGCGTGCGTCAGCGGCACCTGCTTGGGCCGCGCGGTCGTGCCCGACGTGTGCAGCACCAGTGCGACGTCGTCCGCGTGGGCGGTGCCCGGCCGGTGCGCCTGGCGCGATGGCGGCTGTGCCGTCTTGAGGGTGAAGTGCCCCGCCGGCCCATCCACCGTCGGACTCAGCTCGATGAGCGGGATGCCGCGTGCGCGCGCGACCTCGCGGGCCGGCGCCTCCGTTCCTTCGAGCACGATGAGCGCTCGGGCCTGAAGGTCGTCCAGGTAGAACGCGAGCTCCTCCGCGCGGTAGGCGGGATTGAGCGGCGCGGTCGTCGCGGCGCTGGCCACGGCGAGGAACGCTGCCGCCATCTCCGGGCCGTTGGGGAGCACCAGCGCGACGCGGTCCCCCTGGCCCAGGCCCCACGCGTTCAACTGCTCGCGGATCCGCGCGGTGAGCTCCCGCAGCGCGCCGTGGCTCATGCCCTGCCTGCCGGGCGCAGCGAGCGCTACGTCCTCCGTCCGTCCGCGAGCGAGCAGCGCTTCGAGGGTCTCCATGCGCTCCATGCCGGCCTCCACGTCCTCGGGGTCCCCTTCCGAATAGGGCCATGGATCCTCCCGGGCAACCGCTTTGTGCGCGGGCCTGGGGCCTTCTGCTTCCAGGAGGCACTTCCCGCTTCGAGCGTGGCCCGGCACGCGGCTTTCCGGCGCTCTGCTATACCGGCCTGCCGGGAGGCATCACCATGTCGCGGCAAGTGGCGCTCATCACCGGTGCATCGGCGGGGCTTGGGGTGCAGTTCGCGGAGCAGTTCGCGAAGGACGGGCACGACGTCATCCTCGTGGCGCGCGGCGTGGCGAAGCTGGAGGAGCTGGCCCGGAAGCTGGAGCAGGCGCACGGGGTGAAGGCGCACGTGCTGCCAGCGGACCTGGGACAGCCCTCCGCGCCAGAGCAGCTCTTCGCGCGCGTGCGGGAGCTGGGGCTCGCGGTGGACTTCCTCGTCAACAACGCGGGGTTCGGTTCCTCCGGAGCGTTCCTGGATCAGGACATCGCGCGCGAGGCGGAGATGGTGGAGGTCAACTGCGCCGCGCTCCTGAAGCTCACGCACCTGTTCGCGCGGCCCATGCGCGAGCGCAAGCAGGGGCGCATCCTCAACATCGCGTCCACGGCGGGCTTCCAGCCGGGGCCGTACATGGCCACGTACTACGCGACGAAGGCGTTCGTGCTGTCGTTCACGGAGGCGCTCGCGGTCGAGCTGGAGGGCACGGGCGTGACGGTGACCTGCCACTGTCCGGGCGCCACGCGCACGGAGTTCGCGGACCGCGCCGGCAACGCGGAGTCGCGCCTCTTCAAACGGCCGGGCGTGGCGGAGGCGCCCGAGGTCGCGGGCCATGCCTATGCGGCGATGATGAAGGGGCGGGTGGTCGTCATCCACGGCGCGCTCAACTGGCTGGCGGCCTTCTCATTGCGGCTCAGTCCCCGGGTCGTGGTGCGTTCCATCGCGGCGAAGCTCAACCAGCGGGGCTGAGCGGGCAGGGAAGCGGCCATGGAAGGCCTGGGCGCGGGCCGGGAGGAGGGTAGAGTGTCGGGCGTGTCTCGCCTCCCCCGGCTCCTCATCGCGTGCCTCGTGTCGCTGGCGTCGCCTGCACTCGCGCAGGGCGGGACGGCCGTCACTCCGTCCACGGACCCGGCGCCGCTCACGGTGGCGGTGCTGCCGCTGCAGGCCAACGCGGCGGCGGAGGAGGCCGCGCCCGGCATCACGTCGCTCATCGCGAGCCGGCTCGCGGAGTCGCCCAGGCTGCGCGTGCTGTCGCAGCGCGAGGTCCAGTCCAAGGTCGGCGCGGAGCGCCAGCGGGAACTCGTAGGCAGCACGTCTTGCGACGAGGCGGACTGCCTCCAGGCGCTGTCGTCACTGACCGGCGCCCGCTACATCCTCACGGGCCGCCTGGACCGGTTTGGGAACCAGTACCTGCTCTCCGCGGCCCTGATGGACGCGAAGGACGGCCACAGCCTCGGCCGGCCGCGCGCCGAGGCGTCCAATGACGGTGAGCTGGTGCGCACGGTCGTCGCCGTGTCCGACGAGCTGAGCGTCGCGTTGGAGCCGCCCGGTCCATCCATCAAACCCCGGCCACTGCTGGGCGGCGCCGCGGTGTCGTCGCCGGGAGGCGGGCTGGCGCTGGGGGTGCGCTTCAACAACAGCTTCATCGACAAGCTGTCGTCGTTGAATCCGGGCCTGGACCTGGAGGTGGGCTACTGGTTCCACCCGGAATGGCAGGGCTTCGTCCAGGTGGGCTTCACGTGGGTACACGCTGGCGGCAACGACGAGGGTGAGCTCAGCGTGCTGCCCAGCATCGTGGGCGCGAGGCACTACCACCGGCTGGAGAAGTCCCTGCGGCCGTACTGGGGCTTCGGTCTGGGCGTGCAGCTGTCGTTCGGCGACTACGGCATCTTCCAGAGCACGGGCCCGCTGCCGTCCGTGGTGGGCTTCGTGGGGTTGGAGTACCTGCTGGTGGGCCACGTGGCCTTCCAGTTGGAGCTGGGGACGAACATCGCGCAGGCGGTGCTGGGGCTCGCGGACGGCGGCGCGGGCAACGGCCTCAACCTGGATGTCAACGCCGGCATCGCATACCACTTCTGAGTCTTCCGGAGCCTCTCATGTCCTCGCGTCTGCGCGCCCTTCCGCTCCTTGCCCTGCTGGCCTCGGGGGCCTGCACCGAAACGCCGAAGCTCGATCCGAAGGATCAGGCGGAGGGGCTCTATCTCCAGGGCAACTCCGAGTACCTCAAGGGCAACTTCGACGCCGCGCTCAAGTCCTTCGACGAGATGAAGGCCCTGATGCCGAGCGACCCGCGCCTGCCCGCCGCGAGGGGCGAGGTGCTGCTGTCGATGAGCCGCCTGGAGGATGCCGCGAAGGAGTTCGAGGCCGCGCTGCGGTTGGATCCGAAGCGCTCCACCAACTGGAGCCGGCTGGGGTTCATCCAGGCGCAGCTGGGCAAGAAGGACGAAGCCCGTCAGTCGTTGCAGAAGGCGCTGGCGTTGCACGCGAAGGACTTCAACGCGCTGGAGCAGCTGGGCGAGCTGGCCGAGGACCGCGGCGACCACGACGAGGCGGTGCGTGACTTCACGCAGGCGGCCGAGGCCGCGCCGGACGCGTCGAAGTCCGACCTGCTGGTGCGCGCGGTGGACGTGCTGACGAAGCAGGGGCGGCAGGACGAGGTGCTCGGGCTCATGCGCAAGGCGACGGGGCAGGGCGTGCGGACGCCGGAGGTGCTGACGGCGCTGGGGGACGCGGAGGTGCGCGCGGGCGGATTGCCGGAAGCGGCGGCGGCCTATGCGGAGGCCGCGAAGAAGTCGCCCAAGGACCCCACGCTGTGGGAGCTGGTGGCGGAGATCCAGCTCAAGCTGGGCAAGCGCGAGGAAGCGCTGAAGGCGTATGGCGAGTCATTGAAGGTGAAGGACCGCGCCATCGTGCACGTGGCGCTCGCGAGGACGCACCTGGCGGCGAACGAGCGCGCGGCGGCGGAGGGCG
This genomic interval carries:
- a CDS encoding acyl--CoA ligase, which encodes MERMETLEALLARGRTEDVALAAPGRQGMSHGALRELTARIREQLNAWGLGQGDRVALVLPNGPEMAAAFLAVASAATTAPLNPAYRAEELAFYLDDLQARALIVLEGTEAPAREVARARGIPLIELSPTVDGPAGHFTLKTAQPPSRQAHRPGTAHADDVALVLHTSGTTARPKQVPLTHANLSASAKHIGAQLDLGPTDACLNIMPLFHIHGLVAAVLSSLGAGGRVVCSPGFNALRFFTWFEEVRPTWYTAVPTMHQALLERARRNADSLKGHRLRFIRSSSASLPPQVMEELERVFGVPVIESYGMTEAAHQMASNPLPPRPRYAGSVGLAAGPEVAIMDDAGTLLPPGTPGEVVIRGPNVMSGYVNNPEANSRAFTHGWFRTGDQGTLDAQGYLRLTGRLKELINRGGEKLSPLEVDTVLLDHPAVQQAVTFALPHPKLGEEVAAAVIPREGHQPTERELRDFVAARVADFKVPRRIVFLTELPKGPTGKVQRIGLAARLGLTS
- a CDS encoding SDR family oxidoreductase: MSRQVALITGASAGLGVQFAEQFAKDGHDVILVARGVAKLEELARKLEQAHGVKAHVLPADLGQPSAPEQLFARVRELGLAVDFLVNNAGFGSSGAFLDQDIAREAEMVEVNCAALLKLTHLFARPMRERKQGRILNIASTAGFQPGPYMATYYATKAFVLSFTEALAVELEGTGVTVTCHCPGATRTEFADRAGNAESRLFKRPGVAEAPEVAGHAYAAMMKGRVVVIHGALNWLAAFSLRLSPRVVVRSIAAKLNQRG
- the surE gene encoding 5'/3'-nucleotidase SurE gives rise to the protein MSTSRPRILVSNDDGYFSEGLQTLVEAVSPLGEVWVVAPDREQSAASHAISLHRPLRIKEVRERWFAVDGTPTDCSYLAVNHLLKDNRPQLMVSGINHGANLADDVTYSGTVAAAMEAAFLGVPAIAFSLVTRGPFDFGPAGRFARALVTEALARPLPPRMLLNVNIPGGVEPDGYVITRQGRHSYGYNVVEKEDPRGRKYYWIGGTEYAHEDIPGSDCNAVFDEKRVSVTPLHFEMTDHGRIPELSGWNLQGFTRHGSGGGA
- a CDS encoding lipopolysaccharide assembly protein LapB, which encodes MSSRLRALPLLALLASGACTETPKLDPKDQAEGLYLQGNSEYLKGNFDAALKSFDEMKALMPSDPRLPAARGEVLLSMSRLEDAAKEFEAALRLDPKRSTNWSRLGFIQAQLGKKDEARQSLQKALALHAKDFNALEQLGELAEDRGDHDEAVRDFTQAAEAAPDASKSDLLVRAVDVLTKQGRQDEVLGLMRKATGQGVRTPEVLTALGDAEVRAGGLPEAAAAYAEAAKKSPKDPTLWELVAEIQLKLGKREEALKAYGESLKVKDRAIVHVALARTHLAANERAAAEGELQKALDTVSGGDVGEMQELAELLTSMGRKQDALRILTSLGAEPGQVKNVDLQLSTARLARELKDTVTVQAACARVAAAATDGGVVKCP
- a CDS encoding 2-dehydropantoate 2-reductase, producing the protein MRVAIFGAGAIGGFLGVKLLQAGADVTFIARGPHLDAMRANGVTLTSGGETVTVRPHCTDSPDDAGPQDYVFLTLKAHALPAAAPQIARLLGPETALVTGINGVPYWYFHGLEGAYAGRHIESVDPGGVLLRTLPPERVIATVVYPAAEVVSPGVIVHTYNDRVTLGEPDGSKSPRVQALSRLMMKAGLKSPVRPRIRDEIWVKLWGNLAFNPLSALTGATLDVLARQPDLRAVARAMMLEAQAVAELLGTRFLIDVDQRIQGSAQVGAHKTSMLQDLERGRPMEIDALLGAVVELGQLTGKPMPTCENILALVRERARHSGGYPPRETPPAPQGT
- a CDS encoding peptidoglycan DD-metalloendopeptidase family protein, with protein sequence MLLAAALFGGCASTRGASASGLETAVQPESAGSGKPLSFALRPTHEEPELVAVRHRVAPGETMYRIAKTYGITVEELAQANGIKDPRELAVGQELMIPGSEPPTYGDPGPLSDEEPELVLSKPGQAPVSTPRRPVPAVSRKEEPPRARVVSGRPGAPSRPKLATQGMLDWPLRGVLYGRFGKKGKEPHDGIDLAAPAGTPVKTAQEGTVLYAGEQKGYGLIVIVEHAPPLITLYAHNRDLRVKTGQKVRRGQVIATVGESGRTSGPHVHFEVRVDGKPADPLEYLGVMPSASD